The proteins below are encoded in one region of Hordeum vulgare subsp. vulgare chromosome 3H, MorexV3_pseudomolecules_assembly, whole genome shotgun sequence:
- the LOC123440526 gene encoding uncharacterized protein LOC123440526 produces the protein MGLLCCFYQSGFLEMTANLYFFGYISLPAPTGNNLLNESMLEWSRSSCCFYATSRVDEDLFSELQSHNWRVIAVGWAFADSVLHRLAPLWIGARGLEFTWEYIFQGLEANANLVMTLSLAALGSLMWLRKKKPRTLTPIIYACALLLATMPSITRLSHYHAAVTLKGNNYHAPTYVIFLFPFFKKQFLVMM, from the exons ATGGGGCTTCTCTGTTGCTTTTATCAGTCGGGCTTTCTTGAAATGACAGCAAATTTGTACTTCTTTGGATATATATCACTACCTGCTCCCACTGGGAATAACTTACTAAATGAGTCGATGTTAGAGTGGAGCAGATCAAGTTGTTGTTTTTATGCTACTTCCAGAGTTGATGAAGATCTATTTTCTGAACTTCAGAGCCATAACTGGAGAGTTATTGCTGTAG GTTGGGCTTTTGCTGATTCAGTTCTGCACCGGCTGGCACCTCTCTGGATTGGGGCACGAGGGCTTGAATTTACTTGGGAGTACATATTCCAAGGACTTGAAGCAAATGCCAATCTT GTGATGACCCTCTCCCTTGCTGCATTAGGATCCTTGATGTGGCTGAGGAAGAAGAAACCTAGGACTTTAACTCCAATAATTTATGCATGTGCTCTACTTCTGGCAACAATGCCATCTATCACCAGGTTATCCCACTATCACGCTGCAGTAACCCTCAAAGGGAATAATTATCATGCTCCAACATATGTGATAttcttatttcctttttttaaGAAACAGTTCTTGGTTATGATGTAG